The following proteins are co-located in the Sulfolobales archaeon genome:
- a CDS encoding Xaa-Pro peptidase family protein has translation TSEMARRGLDALYLVSTANIAYTTNFFHIPTERPIAALILSSGEKILFVPRLEYEHAQRYSYADQVYSYDEYPDEKHPMIVIAEYMRKLGLEGRRIGYDVDGYAHIFGYRGPRLSEVLRASYSYERDLIENMRMIKSEEEIKLLRESAKWAALAHRLLQEYTRPGLYEDEISMRASMEATLAMARSIREIYRPAGWNAGARAGFRGQVGKHSYYPHSLTIHAIIKKGDVLVTGATALISGYGAELERTMIVGEPSKEQEKYFKLMMEARRIALESIKAGVKCSDVDRNVRRFFKEKDLMRYWRHHTGHGIGLEYHEAPFFDIGDNRVLEEGMVMTVEPGIYVEGLGGFRHSDTIVITRDGYEFITHYPDELEDLIIPA, from the coding sequence TAACCTCTGAGATGGCTAGGAGGGGTTTGGACGCCCTCTACCTGGTGTCAACTGCTAATATAGCCTATACGACTAACTTCTTCCACATACCTACTGAGAGGCCTATCGCAGCCCTTATACTCTCTAGTGGTGAGAAGATCTTGTTTGTGCCTAGGCTTGAGTATGAGCATGCCCAGAGATACTCCTATGCTGATCAGGTTTATAGCTATGATGAGTATCCTGATGAGAAGCACCCTATGATCGTTATAGCTGAGTATATGAGGAAGCTAGGGCTTGAGGGGAGGAGGATTGGATATGATGTTGATGGATATGCCCATATATTCGGCTATAGAGGGCCTAGGCTTAGCGAGGTTCTCAGGGCTAGCTATAGCTATGAGAGGGATCTCATCGAGAATATGAGGATGATCAAGTCTGAGGAGGAGATCAAGCTCCTGAGGGAGAGCGCGAAGTGGGCAGCCCTAGCCCATAGACTTCTACAGGAGTACACAAGGCCAGGCCTCTACGAGGATGAGATCTCTATGAGGGCTAGTATGGAGGCGACACTAGCAATGGCTAGATCCATCAGAGAGATCTATAGACCAGCGGGTTGGAACGCAGGAGCAAGGGCGGGGTTCAGGGGGCAGGTTGGGAAGCACTCATACTACCCACACTCCCTAACAATACATGCAATCATAAAGAAGGGGGACGTGCTAGTCACAGGAGCAACAGCCCTTATAAGCGGCTACGGAGCAGAGCTAGAGAGAACGATGATCGTTGGAGAACCATCTAAGGAGCAGGAGAAATACTTCAAACTAATGATGGAGGCTAGAAGAATAGCCCTGGAAAGCATAAAAGCAGGTGTTAAATGCAGCGATGTAGATAGAAATGTGAGGAGATTCTTCAAAGAAAAAGATCTTATGAGATATTGGAGACACCACACAGGCCACGGAATAGGCCTTGAATACCACGAAGCACCATTCTTCGACATAGGGGATAACAGGGTGTTAGAGGAGGGGATGGTAATGACGGTAGAGCCTGGGATCTATGTTGAGGGGCTAGGGGGATTCAGACACTCAGACACAATAGTGATCACAAGAGACGGATATGAATTCATAACCCACTACCCAGACGAGCTAGAAGATCTAATAATACCGGCTTAG
- a CDS encoding type II toxin-antitoxin system CcdA family antitoxin produces the protein MGSYITVSTKVRREVVERARRLGINISEFLRRKLEEEVESRELELLRRRLEGMRDVLEKIDIDRIVRHIREDREARL, from the coding sequence ATCGGTAGTTATATAACTGTTTCAACGAAGGTTAGGAGAGAGGTTGTTGAGAGGGCTAGGAGACTCGGTATTAACATATCTGAGTTCCTGAGGAGGAAGCTGGAGGAGGAGGTGGAGAGTAGAGAGCTGGAGCTGCTCAGAAGGAGATTAGAGGGGATGAGGGATGTTCTTGAGAAAATCGATATTGATAGGATTGTACGGCATATTAGGGAGGATAGGGAGGCCCGCCTATGA